A stretch of Candidatus Glassbacteria bacterium DNA encodes these proteins:
- a CDS encoding DUF342 domain-containing protein — protein MPDGWKQINVMLRNKDVEAWINVPNFGKDSQIKDTLTPDDIRRALKAKGVTTGILQGVLDRISSESLFDVDTLVAQGTPPKPGEKGRIEYFFKTSSDFQPKEDEDGRIDYYDVSFLENVKKGDKLCRRIPPTNGTPGKSLLGEELPAPDGLDAKLPQGPNTELSASKGPDLLVAACDGCVTLNSTLLVEVNNRLEIKGSVDFKTGNIQFNGTLLITGDVKAGFRVEVTGDLEIAGSAEDAEVKVGGNALLKKGFIGNGKGTISTGGDLTVKFVRNQNIRCEGNLILGGEMMNSRAKVGGDLTAVGRKGAIIGGEALVQGNVEVAQLGNVSFAKTLIHAGCDFKLVERKNEIDQELEKANTNEEKVKKALYSLSKLRLKMKGDLPEEQQKLYDRLHDTMTYLPKLCEQLKGELVEINKGLGEHSKACVKVTRVLYPGVKVSLGKLSRVFQDEMGHVTLRETGGEIASSS, from the coding sequence ATGCCTGACGGCTGGAAACAGATTAATGTGATGTTGCGCAACAAGGATGTGGAAGCCTGGATCAATGTCCCGAATTTCGGCAAAGACAGCCAGATCAAGGACACCCTGACCCCGGACGATATCCGCCGTGCGCTTAAAGCCAAGGGAGTTACCACCGGTATCCTTCAGGGGGTACTGGATCGGATTTCCAGCGAATCCCTGTTCGACGTGGACACGTTGGTGGCCCAGGGCACCCCGCCCAAACCGGGCGAAAAAGGTAGAATCGAGTATTTTTTCAAGACCAGCAGCGACTTCCAGCCCAAAGAGGATGAAGACGGCCGGATTGATTATTACGATGTCTCCTTTCTGGAAAACGTCAAAAAAGGCGATAAACTCTGCCGCAGAATCCCGCCGACCAATGGCACGCCGGGGAAATCGCTGCTGGGCGAGGAACTCCCCGCTCCCGACGGACTGGACGCCAAGCTCCCGCAGGGACCCAACACCGAACTCTCCGCCAGCAAGGGCCCCGACCTGCTGGTCGCCGCGTGCGACGGGTGCGTTACGCTCAACAGCACCCTCCTTGTTGAAGTGAATAACAGGCTGGAAATCAAAGGTAGCGTCGATTTTAAAACCGGCAATATCCAGTTCAACGGCACTCTGCTGATCACCGGCGACGTTAAGGCGGGGTTCCGTGTCGAGGTCACCGGTGACCTCGAGATCGCCGGCTCGGCGGAGGACGCCGAAGTGAAAGTGGGCGGAAACGCCTTGCTCAAAAAAGGCTTTATCGGCAATGGCAAAGGAACGATCTCAACCGGCGGCGACTTGACAGTCAAATTCGTCCGGAATCAGAACATCCGCTGCGAGGGCAACCTGATCCTCGGCGGCGAGATGATGAACAGTCGGGCCAAGGTGGGCGGCGATTTAACGGCTGTCGGGCGCAAGGGAGCGATAATCGGCGGGGAGGCGCTGGTGCAGGGCAACGTGGAGGTGGCCCAGCTGGGCAATGTTTCTTTCGCGAAAACTTTGATCCATGCCGGCTGCGATTTCAAACTGGTGGAGCGCAAGAACGAAATCGATCAGGAACTCGAAAAAGCGAACACAAACGAGGAAAAAGTGAAAAAGGCGCTCTACAGCCTCTCCAAGTTACGGCTGAAAATGAAAGGCGACCTCCCGGAGGAGCAGCAGAAACTTTACGACCGCCTTCACGACACCATGACTTACCTCCCAAAATTGTGTGAACAGCTTAAAGGAGAGCTGGTTGAGATCAATAAGGGTCTCGGAGAGCACAGCAAGGCCTGCGTGAAAGTCACCCGCGTGCTCTACCCCGGCGTCAAAGTAAGTCTCGGCAAGTTGTCCAGGGTGTTCCAGGATGAAATGGGGCACGTGACTCTTCGCGAAACCGGGGGCGAAATCGCGAGTTCGTCCTGA
- a CDS encoding fructose-bisphosphate aldolase class II, with amino-acid sequence MPLVPMRQLLDEAGKGNYAVGAYNVNNMEQIQAIVAAAQETRSTVIIQASRGALKYSNFTYLKHLMNAAVEENPEIPIALHLDHGNSLETVKQAIDLGFTSVMIDGSLKEDSKTPTTFEENVEVTRIVAEYAHPLGVTVEGELGTLGGIEDGVGSGQVNLTDPDQAVEFVELTKVDALAVAIGTSHGAYKFKEEPKLALDIVKDIHNRLPELHMVMHGSSSVPPELVAIVNRYGGQMPNAKGVPMSEIQSVIPHGVRKVNIDSDGRIAITGAIRKVFVESPEKFDPRDYLKPAREALAQLVAGKMRDLGTAGSADKISRQLTLDDMKKTYRETGWI; translated from the coding sequence ATGCCTCTGGTTCCGATGAGACAACTGCTGGACGAGGCGGGCAAGGGCAACTACGCCGTCGGCGCCTACAACGTGAACAACATGGAGCAGATCCAGGCGATCGTGGCCGCGGCCCAGGAAACCCGCAGCACGGTGATTATCCAGGCCAGCCGCGGAGCGCTGAAGTACAGCAATTTCACCTATCTCAAGCACCTGATGAACGCCGCTGTCGAGGAGAACCCCGAGATCCCGATTGCCCTGCACCTCGACCACGGCAACAGCCTGGAGACGGTGAAACAGGCTATCGACCTGGGCTTTACCAGCGTGATGATCGACGGGTCGCTGAAAGAGGACAGCAAAACCCCGACCACGTTCGAGGAAAATGTGGAGGTGACCAGGATTGTCGCCGAATACGCCCATCCGCTGGGGGTAACTGTCGAGGGCGAGCTGGGTACCCTGGGCGGTATCGAGGACGGCGTGGGCAGCGGCCAGGTGAACCTGACCGATCCCGACCAGGCTGTCGAGTTTGTCGAGCTGACCAAGGTGGACGCCCTGGCCGTGGCAATCGGCACCAGCCACGGGGCCTACAAGTTCAAGGAAGAGCCCAAGCTGGCCCTGGATATCGTCAAGGATATCCACAACCGCCTGCCCGAGCTGCACATGGTGATGCACGGCTCCAGCAGCGTGCCCCCGGAGTTGGTGGCGATTGTCAACAGGTACGGCGGGCAGATGCCTAACGCCAAGGGCGTGCCGATGAGCGAGATCCAGAGCGTAATCCCCCACGGCGTGCGCAAGGTCAATATCGACTCCGACGGCCGGATCGCGATCACGGGAGCTATCCGCAAGGTGTTTGTGGAAAGCCCGGAGAAGTTCGACCCGCGCGATTATCTCAAGCCCGCCCGCGAGGCGCTCGCCCAACTGGTGGCCGGCAAGATGCGCGACCTGGGCACTGCCGGCAGCGCCGACAAGATCAGCCGGCAGTTGACCCTGGACGATATGAAGAAGACGTACAGGGAAACGGGCTGGATCTGA